The Borrelia hispanica CRI genome has a window encoding:
- the mnmA gene encoding tRNA 2-thiouridine(34) synthase MnmA, whose product MKIAVLLSGGVDSSVALYTMIQKGYKNIKCYYLKIWLEDELSYIGECPWKEDITYVDSVCKKLNVPYEIINLQEEYYDRVVTYAIEELKMGNTPSPDIFCNQRIKFGAFFEKINEKYDLIVTGHYAKIENKNNCYTLKQAKDKIKDQSYFLSHLSKKQISKLHFPLGDLLKSEIRQIAHEIDLPNKNRKDSQGICFLGKIKYNEFIKYHLGELKGNIIEQETGKILGTHNGYWFFTIGQRKGIKLSHGPWFVTEKDIQNNIIYISNSINYLKQGKEQFLVHKTNWINKPLKNDNLSAKIRHGEKKIKCKIEILKDNIIKVNLEEKDYGISPGQFCIFYKEDECLGGAKILKTLI is encoded by the coding sequence ATGAAAATAGCAGTACTTCTATCTGGTGGAGTAGACAGCTCCGTAGCTCTTTATACAATGATACAAAAAGGATATAAGAATATAAAATGTTATTATCTAAAAATTTGGCTTGAAGATGAACTTTCCTATATAGGCGAATGTCCTTGGAAAGAAGATATAACTTACGTAGATTCTGTATGTAAAAAACTCAATGTACCATATGAAATTATTAATTTACAAGAAGAATACTACGACAGAGTAGTAACTTATGCTATTGAAGAATTAAAAATGGGAAATACACCAAGCCCAGATATATTTTGTAATCAAAGAATTAAATTCGGTGCATTTTTTGAAAAAATAAATGAAAAATATGATTTAATTGTAACAGGACACTATGCAAAAATAGAAAATAAAAATAATTGCTATACATTAAAACAAGCTAAAGACAAAATAAAAGATCAAAGTTACTTTCTCTCTCATCTCTCTAAAAAACAAATATCCAAATTACATTTCCCATTGGGTGATTTATTAAAAAGTGAAATAAGACAAATAGCACATGAAATAGATTTGCCAAACAAAAACAGAAAAGACAGCCAAGGAATCTGCTTTCTTGGAAAAATCAAATATAACGAATTTATAAAATATCATTTAGGAGAACTTAAAGGTAATATAATTGAACAAGAGACTGGTAAAATACTTGGAACACATAATGGATATTGGTTTTTCACAATTGGCCAAAGAAAAGGTATTAAACTTAGTCATGGACCATGGTTTGTAACAGAAAAGGATATTCAAAATAATATCATTTATATTTCAAACAGTATAAATTATCTAAAACAAGGTAAAGAACAATTTTTAGTTCATAAAACAAATTGGATCAATAAACCACTAAAAAATGACAACTTAAGCGCAAAAATAAGACATGGAGAAAAAAAAATAAAATGTAAAATAGAAATATTAAAAGATAACATTATAAAAGTTAACCTAGAAGAAAAAGACTATGGAATTTCACCAGGTCAATTTTGCATATTTTATAAAGAAGATGAATGCCTAGGTGGAGCTAAAATCCTTAAAACACTAATATAA
- the fni gene encoding type 2 isopentenyl-diphosphate Delta-isomerase, translating to MGIEPNILDNKRQQIEICLNRENVNKSDNLLNFVNIKHDALSELDFCEIDTHENLFGYDIAMPIFISSMTGGVREGNKLNKSLVRIANDIGIPMGLGSFKLIFKYPEYIKDFSLKKYADNIPLFSNIGVVQLREFGVFEIIEMNKRLEVDAIILHLNSGQELMNSKGGRSFKGIKDTIAKFCSVSNLPVIVKETGFGMSPDAVISLLELGVSYVDLAGSGGTNWVLVEGIKEKNLDIASCFANWGISSVLTLLSIDESFKDKIFASGGYETGMDIAKGIALGAQLVGVAGAVLRVFYAGGEEALYKLFKDYEYVLKMSMLLSNSQNLAQFRTNKYFLSYPLMLNIKGFKDCYET from the coding sequence ATGGGTATCGAGCCTAATATATTAGATAATAAGAGACAACAAATTGAAATTTGTTTAAATAGGGAAAATGTTAATAAAAGTGATAATCTTTTAAATTTTGTTAATATAAAACATGATGCACTTAGTGAGCTTGATTTTTGTGAAATAGATACGCATGAGAATTTATTTGGTTATGATATTGCTATGCCTATTTTTATATCATCAATGACAGGAGGAGTTAGAGAAGGTAATAAATTGAATAAATCTCTTGTTAGAATTGCAAATGATATTGGTATTCCTATGGGTCTTGGCTCTTTTAAGCTTATATTTAAATATCCTGAATATATTAAAGATTTTTCATTAAAAAAATATGCTGATAATATTCCGTTGTTTTCTAATATAGGTGTTGTTCAGTTACGAGAATTTGGTGTTTTTGAAATAATTGAGATGAATAAGAGGTTGGAGGTTGATGCTATAATTTTGCATTTAAATTCTGGTCAAGAATTGATGAATTCTAAGGGTGGGAGAAGCTTTAAAGGAATTAAAGACACAATTGCTAAGTTTTGTTCTGTGTCAAATTTGCCAGTCATTGTTAAAGAAACCGGTTTTGGAATGTCGCCTGATGCTGTTATTAGTTTGTTAGAACTTGGAGTTTCTTATGTTGATCTTGCTGGTAGTGGTGGTACTAATTGGGTTTTAGTTGAAGGTATTAAAGAAAAAAATTTAGATATTGCATCTTGTTTTGCTAATTGGGGCATATCTTCGGTTTTGACATTACTTAGTATTGATGAGTCTTTTAAAGATAAGATTTTTGCATCAGGAGGATATGAAACAGGTATGGATATTGCAAAAGGTATTGCTCTTGGGGCTCAATTAGTAGGAGTTGCAGGGGCTGTTCTGAGGGTTTTTTATGCAGGAGGCGAAGAAGCTTTATATAAGCTTTTCAAAGACTATGAATATGTCTTAAAGATGTCTATGCTTTTAAGTAATAGTCAAAATTTGGCACAGTTTAGAACAAATAAATATTTTTTAAGTTATCCATTGATGCTTAATATTAAGGGTTTTAAAGATTGTTATGAAACTTAG
- a CDS encoding hydroxymethylglutaryl-CoA synthase produces MKVGISDIRVFLPLNCLDFRVLLDNSLYNSDENFFAKFNRAIDATLQKAFRFTGTNEDSVTMASAAVKMIFDNNDLDLKNMRIFLGGTETGVDHSKSISSYVYGALKLAGINLENNFLTFQVQHACAGTALSLHSASSILSHLNGSEYGIVFSSDIAHYNNLTTAEITQGAGAAAVLIEKNPKVLSINLSEFGVYTDDVDDFFRPFGSLEAKVKGRYSIDCYNKANEGALADFAYKKNMSIKDLFSKYRFILHVPFAKMPIDSMHYVLKKYYSEDESERNAYLESIDFYDSVEASKEVGNLYTGSIFLSLMSYLKRVFEKKDISGESILFCSYGSGNIMVIYELTVEKNAHYVIKTWDIDKLLSVRHNANFDEYRNFFENKIIPHESQGFYLKEIREDGYRIYGYRA; encoded by the coding sequence ATGAAAGTTGGTATTAGTGATATTAGAGTTTTTTTGCCTTTAAATTGTTTAGATTTTCGTGTTCTTTTAGATAATTCATTGTACAATTCTGATGAAAATTTTTTTGCTAAATTTAATAGAGCCATTGATGCGACGCTTCAGAAGGCATTTAGATTTACAGGTACTAATGAAGACAGTGTTACAATGGCAAGTGCTGCTGTTAAGATGATTTTTGATAATAATGATCTTGATTTAAAGAATATGAGGATATTTCTAGGTGGAACTGAGACAGGAGTAGATCATTCAAAATCAATATCATCGTATGTTTATGGGGCTTTAAAGTTGGCTGGGATTAATTTAGAGAATAATTTTTTAACTTTTCAAGTTCAGCATGCTTGTGCAGGGACCGCACTTTCTTTGCATAGTGCTTCAAGTATTTTAAGTCATTTAAATGGATCTGAATATGGAATAGTATTCTCTAGTGATATTGCGCATTATAATAATCTTACTACAGCAGAAATTACTCAAGGTGCTGGGGCTGCAGCAGTTTTAATTGAGAAAAATCCAAAAGTTTTATCTATTAATTTGTCTGAATTTGGAGTTTATACTGATGATGTTGATGATTTCTTTAGGCCATTTGGAAGTCTTGAAGCTAAAGTGAAAGGGCGTTATTCTATTGATTGTTACAATAAGGCAAATGAAGGGGCTTTAGCCGATTTTGCATATAAGAAAAATATGAGCATTAAAGATTTATTTTCTAAGTATAGATTTATTTTACATGTTCCTTTTGCAAAAATGCCTATAGATTCTATGCATTATGTTTTAAAAAAATATTATAGCGAAGATGAATCTGAGAGGAATGCTTATTTAGAATCAATAGACTTTTATGATTCTGTTGAAGCTTCTAAGGAAGTTGGGAATTTATATACAGGATCAATATTTTTATCTTTAATGTCTTATTTAAAGCGAGTATTTGAAAAAAAGGATATTAGTGGAGAGAGTATACTTTTTTGTTCTTATGGGTCTGGAAATATTATGGTTATTTATGAGCTTACTGTTGAAAAGAATGCTCATTATGTGATTAAGACTTGGGATATTGATAAACTACTTTCAGTAAGGCACAATGCAAATTTTGATGAATATCGAAATTTTTTTGAAAATAAAATTATTCCACATGAGTCACAAGGTTTTTATTTAAAAGAAATTAGGGAAGATGGATATCGAATTTATGGGTATCGAGCCTAA
- a CDS encoding hydroxymethylglutaryl-CoA reductase, degradative → MKLSDDFRNKSILDKKREIKDFLKLNFDDFFYDSTDENFLSHMIENYIGYLSLPVGIVKNLKVNDKYYSVPIATEEPSVIAALNFAAKILETANLSYSVGEVLGIAQVYISTDKDLSDILLGLHEKIDFWSKSLLKNMELRGGGFRRLSTKFIEEIGIQKLNIYIDVCDVMGSNLLNSVAERVAHNINLEFGYKCVLKILSNDSNDFSVKANFRLNINNLLKNNEESLTLAHNISLISKIGFFEEERAITNNKGIMNGITGLCVATLNDTRALEASIHKFASRSGKYLPLSKFYVSDENLMGEIELPLQVGIKGGSVGSHEASMLSFKIMGIDCKKEFMGILACVGLSSNFAALRALAFDGIQRGHMRLHVNKILYLLERDYNVSSDEREKILLSMNENGIYSLDFALKFLSDLRA, encoded by the coding sequence ATGAAACTTAGTGATGATTTTAGAAATAAAAGTATTTTAGATAAAAAACGAGAGATAAAGGATTTTTTAAAATTAAATTTTGATGATTTTTTTTATGATTCTACTGATGAGAATTTTTTGTCTCATATGATAGAGAATTATATTGGTTATCTATCTTTGCCTGTTGGTATTGTTAAAAATTTAAAAGTAAATGATAAATATTATAGTGTACCTATTGCTACGGAAGAACCATCTGTTATTGCTGCATTGAATTTTGCAGCTAAAATTCTTGAAACTGCAAATTTAAGTTATTCTGTGGGTGAGGTGTTAGGTATTGCTCAAGTTTATATAAGCACAGATAAAGATTTAAGTGATATTCTTCTTGGTCTTCATGAAAAAATAGATTTTTGGTCTAAATCTCTCTTAAAAAACATGGAACTTAGGGGTGGAGGTTTTAGAAGACTTTCTACTAAATTTATTGAAGAAATTGGTATTCAAAAATTAAATATTTACATAGATGTTTGTGATGTTATGGGTTCAAATTTATTAAATTCAGTGGCTGAAAGAGTGGCCCATAATATTAATTTAGAATTTGGATATAAATGTGTATTGAAGATTTTGAGTAATGATTCTAATGATTTTTCTGTAAAGGCCAATTTTAGGTTAAATATTAATAATTTGCTTAAGAATAATGAAGAATCCTTGACTTTAGCACATAATATCTCTCTTATTTCAAAGATAGGATTTTTTGAAGAAGAGCGTGCTATTACTAATAATAAAGGTATTATGAATGGTATAACAGGTTTATGTGTTGCTACACTTAATGATACAAGGGCTCTTGAGGCAAGCATACATAAATTTGCCTCAAGAAGTGGTAAATACTTACCTCTTAGTAAATTTTATGTTTCCGATGAAAATTTGATGGGAGAAATAGAATTACCTTTACAAGTTGGGATTAAAGGAGGTTCAGTTGGTTCGCATGAGGCATCTATGTTAAGCTTTAAAATTATGGGTATTGATTGCAAAAAGGAGTTTATGGGTATTCTTGCTTGTGTTGGACTTTCAAGCAATTTTGCGGCTTTAAGAGCACTTGCTTTTGATGGAATTCAAAGGGGACATATGAGATTGCATGTTAATAAGATTTTATATCTTCTTGAAAGAGATTATAATGTGTCTAGTGATGAGAGAGAAAAAATATTATTGAGTATGAATGAAAACGGAATTTATTCTCTTGATTTTGCATTGAAATTTTTAAGTGATTTGAGAGCTTAG